A segment of the Panacibacter ginsenosidivorans genome:
TTTGGCTAATATAAATATTCCTGAGAAAACATCTGTTAATGCACCTGTACAAATACAGGATAATAAAGATGAGAATAGTATTGCCGACAATACTTCAGCTACTACACTGCACAATACATCTTTACCTGATGCACGTTTTATTTTCAGTAATAATTTCAGTGTTCCAAACAGTAGTGGATATTATTTTACAAGTGCAGTTTATAATGACGAATTTTCATATGTGAGAAATGCTAGCTCCTCACAGGTAAATATTGATCTGGGTGCTACCAGGCCAACATCAAGTCCTTCTTTATTAAATATCGGGAAAAGATCTTCAAAACTTGATTTTCAGTTTTTTGTAACGCCTTCCATAAGCTACAGGCGTTTGGTAGACGATGTACAGGGCTCTCTTTCAAAATCATATGTGACAGCGTTGCCATACGCATCCAATTATATCGTAGACTTAAATCATGTAATACAACACAGGCCAGCAGCCGGCTATGAAATAGGATTTTCGTTGGGATATAATACCGGAAGAAAATTCGCGATACGTACCGGTCTTCAATTTAACACAAGACAATACAATATTGATGCATTTGTACATAGTGCAGAACCGGCAACAGTTGCCTTGAGTGCAGATAATTCAAACCTTGTTTTCAACACCATTTCGGGTTTTCGGAATATTGATGGAAGCTCTCCAATTAAGCTGAAGAATCGTTATTACGAAATAGCTGTTCCAATTGGTATTGACTGGCGGCCTGTAAATAAAAAATTTGCCTGGGGTATTGCTACTGCCATACAACCAACTTATACATTTGATAAAGAACCCTTCATTATAACTTCTAACTATAAGAATTATGCAGATGGTTCTCAGCTTATGCGCAATTGGAATATCAACGTCAATTTTGAAACATATCTTGGGTACAACACTGGCAAATACAGATGGCAAATAGGCCCTCAATTACGTTACCAGCTTATGCCAACAATGGCAAACTCTTTCCCTATTCGTGAATATCCTGTTGATTTCGGTATTAAACTTGGTTTAACAAGAGCATTGAGATAAATAGCAAATCATAATTTCAATATTTTTTTACATAGTAAGACGCTTTTACTTGTTGCAGTGTAAATACATACTTTCTTTACTATCTTTTTAAAATATTTTTGCAGTGTTTAAATATTTTAAAGTATGATGCAGAAGCCAGTACTACTATTTAACTTTAGTTGCGTCGTATTCCTTTCACCGTTCGGTAATAATTTTCAACAAAAGATAAGTTCATTAAAAATCATTGTTGCTCTTATGCTTACTTTTTTTGTTTGGTCATGCAATAACAAGAATGCTACAAAAGAAGATATATTTATTTCAACCGATTCTTCCATTTTTTATCCTGTTAACGAGTACTTTAAAACTCAAATACTTAAAGGAGATAGTTTTTCTGTTATACGCTATACCTACATTGATTCCGATAATAAAAATGATTCGGCAATAATTACTTCAGCAAAATTCAAAGAATTAGCCAATCCTTTTCTCAAAGATGATATTAATGACAGGAGCATAAAGAAATATTATCGAGAGTCCATCTTTCACGATGTAACTACAGCCAGTAATACATTTACATATACAAGTGTAACCAATAAGTTGCCTTTACAAACACTTGATATATTATTAGACACAATAACAAATAATGTAAAACGTGTGTTCATTGCTAAAAACTTTACAAAAGGAGATAGTACTATTATTGAAAAAATGGGCTGGAAAACAGGAGAAAGTTTCTTTATCAATAGAATTGTACAACTGCCCGGAAATAAAGAAACTACTCAACAGATAACAGTTTCATGGAGTAGTAACGATTAATTTTGTTGCGTAATTATGACAGCT
Coding sequences within it:
- a CDS encoding outer membrane beta-barrel protein, which translates into the protein MGNRLYDNEFEEFLKNQANQHRMYPSDQVWRKIQGEVHGYRKWPALTIIAVFIIAALVVGTVAVKPHSEFIVQQKTQSTGNEQSKDQATATTITESEKSYADHLTVNNITRQTIAKVTETIQEKEAEELLIVPSTEFSANHLANINIPEKTSVNAPVQIQDNKDENSIADNTSATTLHNTSLPDARFIFSNNFSVPNSSGYYFTSAVYNDEFSYVRNASSSQVNIDLGATRPTSSPSLLNIGKRSSKLDFQFFVTPSISYRRLVDDVQGSLSKSYVTALPYASNYIVDLNHVIQHRPAAGYEIGFSLGYNTGRKFAIRTGLQFNTRQYNIDAFVHSAEPATVALSADNSNLVFNTISGFRNIDGSSPIKLKNRYYEIAVPIGIDWRPVNKKFAWGIATAIQPTYTFDKEPFIITSNYKNYADGSQLMRNWNINVNFETYLGYNTGKYRWQIGPQLRYQLMPTMANSFPIREYPVDFGIKLGLTRALR